The Chelatococcus sp. HY11 genome includes a window with the following:
- a CDS encoding TadE/TadG family type IV pilus assembly protein, with amino-acid sequence MTVTVNGLLARAMQKLSCFAGSRHGIAAIEFALVMPVMALIYVGFVVITNGVALNRKVSIMAHTLADLTARVQIVTDSERDLVFSAARAVLSPYAPAGVTLVLSSVYIDSNGVAKVVWSDANRSGAALTRGGVYTFPAGAAGLAIRNSSLIVGDVTYPYFDGWAEVLSSLGFPMSAFRDGVLTMRETRTLTPRLVPRISRIMSNGTVYQ; translated from the coding sequence ATGACAGTCACCGTGAATGGCTTGCTGGCGCGCGCGATGCAAAAGCTTAGTTGTTTTGCCGGCTCACGACATGGCATTGCGGCAATAGAGTTCGCCCTGGTCATGCCTGTGATGGCCCTCATCTATGTCGGTTTCGTCGTCATCACCAATGGCGTCGCGCTCAATCGCAAGGTCTCGATCATGGCACATACGCTGGCGGATCTGACCGCGCGCGTGCAGATCGTTACCGATAGCGAGCGCGACCTGGTTTTCAGTGCCGCGCGAGCTGTTCTCTCGCCCTATGCGCCAGCCGGCGTCACCTTGGTGCTCTCCAGCGTTTATATTGACAGTAACGGCGTCGCCAAGGTGGTTTGGAGCGACGCCAACCGCAGCGGGGCAGCGCTCACCCGGGGGGGCGTCTACACCTTCCCCGCCGGCGCGGCAGGCCTGGCGATCAGGAATTCGTCACTGATCGTCGGCGATGTCACCTATCCCTATTTCGACGGCTGGGCCGAGGTCTTGAGTTCTCTTGGCTTTCCCATGTCCGCCTTTCGTGATGGTGTGCTGACGATGCGCGAGACGCGCACATTGACACCGCGGCTCGTGCCGCGCATTTCGCGCATCATGAGCAATGGCACCGTCTATCAGTAG
- a CDS encoding Flp family type IVb pilin has product MVMLFSRFLKDENGATAIEYGLIAALVAVAIIGALTQLESGLSALFNGIGTRLTTEAGNAAGG; this is encoded by the coding sequence ATGGTAATGTTGTTTTCGCGTTTCTTGAAAGATGAAAATGGCGCAACGGCTATTGAATACGGCCTGATCGCCGCCCTGGTCGCCGTCGCTATTATTGGCGCGCTGACGCAGCTTGAGAGTGGACTGTCCGCATTGTTCAACGGCATCGGGACACGCCTGACAACAGAAGCTGGCAACGCCGCCGGCGGTTGA
- a CDS encoding prepilin peptidase, with protein MIMTLLILFPFLMILAAVNDIMTMTIPNFIPLVLIVGFSLFAPVAGLSATTIGLHATAAVLMLAVTFCFFACGWIGGGDAKLAAATALWFGPTMPLLDYAVLTSLIGAGLTLALLVARRMPLPVFAEEWAWARRLHGAGTGVPYGMALATAGLIIYPDSAIWKATMLS; from the coding sequence ATGATAATGACCCTGCTTATTCTGTTTCCTTTTCTTATGATACTGGCCGCGGTCAACGACATCATGACCATGACAATCCCAAACTTCATTCCGCTGGTACTGATTGTCGGCTTTTCTCTCTTCGCGCCGGTGGCAGGTCTGTCCGCCACGACGATAGGCCTCCATGCCACGGCGGCCGTTCTCATGCTTGCCGTCACGTTCTGTTTCTTCGCTTGCGGCTGGATCGGTGGAGGAGACGCGAAACTGGCGGCAGCTACCGCGCTCTGGTTCGGCCCGACGATGCCGTTGCTGGATTACGCAGTTCTGACCTCGTTGATCGGCGCTGGCCTCACGCTGGCATTGCTGGTCGCCAGGCGCATGCCGCTGCCTGTCTTCGCGGAAGAATGGGCATGGGCACGCCGGCTCCACGGTGCAGGGACTGGCGTTCCTTATGGCATGGCGCTCGCAACGGCCGGACTGATTATCTACCCAGATAGCGCCATATGGAAAGCAACAATGCTCTCGTGA
- a CDS encoding TadE/TadG family type IV pilus assembly protein, which produces MTAIELAMVAPLFLALAFAIIQTALIFWAQQVLETNVDDGARLVLTGRSQTGGSSDSARLTSLRNSICDGSPIVMVGASECKANLHLDVRVLSSFNQADLNMPIRDGAIDVSGFGYQSSSANQIVLVRAVLELPVFIAFGNPAIANLANGNRLIMATAAFRTEPFE; this is translated from the coding sequence GTGACCGCGATCGAGCTTGCGATGGTCGCGCCACTTTTTCTGGCGCTCGCTTTCGCCATCATCCAGACGGCGTTGATCTTCTGGGCCCAGCAGGTGCTCGAAACCAATGTGGATGACGGCGCCCGGCTCGTGCTGACCGGCCGCTCGCAAACGGGCGGCTCAAGCGACAGCGCGCGCCTGACAAGCCTGCGCAACAGCATCTGCGATGGCTCACCGATCGTGATGGTCGGGGCGAGCGAGTGCAAAGCCAATCTACACCTTGATGTGCGGGTTCTGTCCAGCTTCAATCAGGCGGACCTGAACATGCCGATCCGCGACGGGGCTATCGATGTCTCGGGCTTCGGGTATCAAAGCAGCAGCGCCAATCAGATCGTGCTTGTCCGGGCGGTCCTGGAACTTCCGGTTTTCATCGCCTTCGGCAATCCGGCCATCGCGAATCTCGCCAATGGCAACCGACTGATCATGGCGACGGCGGCCTTCAGGACGGAGCCATTCGAATGA
- a CDS encoding pilus assembly protein N-terminal domain-containing protein gives MHKLHRQSTCRALRFKPLSGQFTSILSCPRMSPAFPIQGAMAACLIALGMAIVPDGRVLHAEPTETISVRTNQAKIIRLPDSAQTVIVGNPSVADVSLQKNNVLVVTGKSFGTTNVIALDARGAVVGESLLRVEASREGVVVVQHGRQRQSFVCAPNCEPTLVIGDDTDAFRTLKSQIEDRNALAQGK, from the coding sequence ATGCACAAGCTTCATCGACAGTCGACATGCCGGGCGTTGCGGTTCAAACCGCTTTCCGGCCAGTTCACGAGCATTCTTTCCTGCCCGCGCATGTCGCCTGCTTTCCCGATACAGGGCGCGATGGCGGCTTGCCTCATCGCTTTGGGCATGGCGATTGTGCCGGATGGTCGCGTCCTGCACGCGGAGCCAACCGAGACAATCAGCGTCAGGACCAATCAGGCCAAGATCATTCGATTGCCGGATAGCGCACAGACCGTGATTGTCGGTAATCCATCGGTGGCCGATGTGTCTCTGCAGAAGAACAATGTTCTTGTGGTCACGGGAAAGAGTTTTGGAACAACAAACGTTATCGCTCTCGATGCGCGTGGTGCCGTTGTCGGGGAATCATTGTTGCGCGTCGAGGCGTCACGCGAGGGGGTCGTGGTTGTTCAGCATGGGCGGCAGCGACAAAGCTTTGTCTGCGCGCCGAACTGCGAGCCGACTCTGGTGATCGGTGACGACACCGATGCTTTCCGTACGTTGAAAAGCCAAATCGAGGATCGCAATGCGCTCGCGCAGGGGAAGTAG
- a CDS encoding methyltransferase domain-containing protein, whose product MDTEREVANHYSRAGLENAILDALHASGADIDHLTSTDLRGADEFHLGWHAATVALATDLGLTKGEHVLDVGSGIGGPARYFAEACGCTVSGIDLTEDYVTVATALTKRCGLDDRVTFTKASALALPFPSSHFDAATLIHVGMNIPNKTALFSEIRRVLKPGGRFGVYDVMRLDNVELPFPMPWAQTSVTSHVERPDTYRNALEGAGFIIAAAHDRSALALDLAKAMREKVAKEGAPPLGLHLLMGPAGGQCMENVLGALQKGHIAPVAMIARAT is encoded by the coding sequence ATGGACACTGAGAGAGAGGTTGCAAACCACTACAGCCGCGCAGGCCTTGAAAACGCGATCCTCGACGCGTTGCACGCTTCCGGCGCGGATATCGATCATCTGACATCCACCGACCTTCGTGGAGCGGATGAATTTCATCTTGGATGGCATGCGGCGACCGTCGCCCTGGCGACCGATCTTGGACTGACGAAGGGTGAGCATGTGCTCGATGTCGGTTCAGGAATAGGCGGGCCGGCCCGCTATTTCGCCGAAGCCTGCGGCTGCACCGTCTCCGGCATCGATCTCACCGAGGACTATGTCACCGTCGCAACGGCCCTGACGAAGCGGTGCGGCCTCGACGACCGGGTGACGTTCACCAAGGCAAGCGCGCTCGCGCTTCCCTTCCCCTCTAGCCACTTCGACGCCGCGACTCTTATCCATGTCGGGATGAACATTCCCAACAAGACCGCGCTGTTCTCCGAGATCCGCCGGGTTTTGAAGCCCGGCGGTCGATTTGGCGTTTATGACGTGATGCGGCTGGACAATGTGGAACTGCCGTTCCCAATGCCCTGGGCGCAAACGAGCGTCACAAGCCATGTCGAGCGCCCCGATACCTATCGCAATGCCCTCGAGGGTGCGGGCTTCATCATCGCCGCAGCGCATGATCGGTCCGCGCTGGCGCTCGACCTTGCAAAAGCCATGCGGGAGAAGGTCGCAAAGGAGGGCGCCCCGCCGCTTGGCCTGCACCTGCTGATGGGCCCGGCCGGAGGCCAGTGTATGGAGAATGTGCTGGGCGCCTTGCAGAAGGGGCATATCGCCCCGGTCGCGATGATCGCGCGGGCGACCTAG
- a CDS encoding phosphomannomutase/phosphoglucomutase — MFPKPQTSLTPNTYDYESLPLVKPTGFREYDARWLFQKEINLMGVQALGIGLGTLLHELGTKPEIVTGHDFRGYSSSIKYALISGLMAAGIRVKDIGLAMSPMAYFAQFDLDVPAVAMVTASHNDNGWTGVKMGAQRPVTFGPDEMGRLKEIVLSGNVKTRDGGGYEFIENFPARYIADLTNRPKLKRRLKVIAACGNGTAGAFAPQILEAIGCEVIPLDTELDHSFPRYNPNPEDMKMLHAMADKVREVGADVALGFDGDGDRCGVVDNEGEEIFADKIGVMLARDLSTLHPGSTFVVDVKSTGLFVTDPVLIKNGVKADYWKTGHSYIKRRVRDLNALAGFEKSGHFFFNAPVGRGYDDGLVTALAVCDMLDRNPGKSMADLYREVPKTWGTPTMAPHCADEVKYEVADRVVKRFQAMHAAGETVAGQSIRDLITVNGVRVVSEDGTWGLVRASSNKPELVVVIESPVSEARTREMFKAIDDVLRENPEVGAYNQTF, encoded by the coding sequence ATGTTTCCAAAGCCCCAGACGTCCCTCACGCCCAATACCTATGATTACGAGTCGCTGCCGTTGGTGAAGCCCACGGGCTTCCGCGAATACGACGCGCGCTGGTTGTTCCAGAAGGAAATCAACCTCATGGGGGTTCAGGCGCTGGGCATCGGCCTCGGCACCCTACTCCACGAGCTTGGAACAAAGCCTGAAATCGTCACCGGACACGATTTCCGCGGCTATTCCTCATCCATCAAATACGCCCTGATCTCCGGCCTGATGGCGGCCGGCATCAGGGTCAAGGACATCGGCCTCGCCATGTCGCCGATGGCCTATTTCGCTCAGTTCGATCTCGACGTGCCGGCGGTCGCCATGGTCACCGCCTCGCACAACGACAACGGCTGGACCGGCGTGAAGATGGGCGCCCAGCGCCCTGTCACCTTCGGTCCCGACGAGATGGGCCGGCTGAAGGAAATCGTGCTCTCGGGCAACGTCAAGACCCGTGACGGCGGCGGCTACGAGTTCATCGAGAACTTCCCGGCGCGCTACATCGCCGATCTCACCAACCGGCCGAAACTGAAGCGCCGCCTCAAGGTCATCGCCGCCTGCGGCAACGGCACCGCTGGCGCCTTCGCGCCGCAGATCCTCGAGGCGATCGGCTGCGAGGTCATCCCGCTTGATACCGAGCTCGACCACTCCTTCCCGCGCTACAATCCGAACCCCGAGGACATGAAGATGCTTCATGCCATGGCGGACAAGGTGCGCGAGGTCGGCGCCGACGTCGCCCTCGGTTTCGACGGCGACGGCGACCGCTGCGGCGTGGTCGACAATGAGGGCGAGGAAATCTTCGCCGACAAGATCGGCGTCATGCTGGCGCGCGATCTCTCGACGCTGCATCCCGGCTCCACCTTCGTGGTCGACGTGAAGTCCACCGGACTGTTCGTGACCGATCCCGTCCTCATCAAGAACGGCGTGAAGGCGGACTACTGGAAGACCGGCCACAGCTACATCAAGCGCCGCGTGCGCGATCTCAACGCGCTCGCCGGCTTCGAGAAATCCGGCCACTTCTTCTTCAACGCGCCCGTTGGCCGCGGCTATGACGACGGCCTAGTCACGGCGCTCGCCGTCTGCGACATGCTCGACCGCAACCCCGGCAAGTCGATGGCCGATCTTTACCGCGAGGTGCCCAAGACCTGGGGTACGCCGACCATGGCGCCCCATTGCGCCGACGAGGTAAAATACGAGGTGGCCGACCGCGTCGTGAAGCGGTTCCAGGCGATGCATGCGGCCGGCGAGACCGTCGCCGGCCAATCGATTCGCGACCTGATTACCGTCAACGGCGTGCGCGTCGTCTCCGAAGACGGCACCTGGGGCCTCGTGCGTGCCTCGTCCAACAAGCCGGAACTGGTCGTCGTCATCGAGAGCCCGGTCTCGGAAGCGCGCACGCGTGAGATGTTCAAGGCGATCGACGACGTGCTGCGTGAGAATCCGGAGGTTGGCGCCTACAATCAGACATTCTGA
- a CDS encoding HAD family phosphatase, which yields MVTTQAQASSPRVVVFDVGAVLLEWDPRHLYRKIFAGDDARMEHFLAEVCTQAWNLEQDRGRSWGEAIAERTALYPDWEAEIAAFDARWSEMVPHAIEGTVALLAALRSAGVPTYAITNFSAEKFILARERFPFLGGFDGIVVSGEVLLVKPDPAIFTLFLEQNGLTAAECLFVDDNEANIATARQLGFTAHQFSAPEHFADALKASGFPV from the coding sequence ATGGTAACGACGCAGGCTCAGGCATCTTCCCCACGTGTCGTTGTCTTCGATGTCGGCGCGGTTCTTCTGGAGTGGGACCCGCGGCACCTCTACCGCAAGATCTTCGCCGGTGATGATGCACGCATGGAGCATTTCCTCGCGGAGGTCTGTACGCAGGCTTGGAATCTCGAGCAGGACCGTGGACGCTCGTGGGGCGAGGCTATCGCTGAACGCACGGCGCTTTATCCGGATTGGGAGGCCGAGATCGCGGCCTTCGACGCGCGTTGGAGCGAGATGGTGCCGCATGCGATCGAGGGCACTGTGGCCTTGCTCGCGGCTCTGCGAAGCGCCGGCGTGCCGACCTATGCGATCACCAATTTCTCGGCGGAGAAGTTCATCCTCGCGCGCGAACGCTTTCCGTTTCTCGGCGGCTTCGATGGCATCGTCGTCTCCGGGGAGGTACTTCTCGTCAAGCCGGATCCGGCGATCTTCACGCTCTTTCTGGAACAGAACGGGCTGACTGCGGCAGAGTGCCTGTTCGTCGATGACAACGAGGCCAATATCGCGACGGCGCGGCAGCTGGGCTTCACCGCCCACCAGTTCTCCGCGCCTGAACACTTCGCCGATGCGCTCAAGGCTTCGGGATTTCCCGTCTAG